ATAAGAGAGAGTCATGGGCAAAATAGAGAAAGTGAAAACATTACTATTTATTTAAAAGATCATGTGGATATTGATAAAATGAAATCTTCTATCGATTCCAGTTTATGGTGGTATTTTGAAGAAGATATGGTAGATGAATAAAAAGTTATTACGATACTTAGTTTTTTCTCATTCTTTGTGTTGAATCCCTGTTTTTTAAGTTTTTTTAAAAAATACGTATATCTTTTATTTTTGATGATTTAGAAAAAAAAAGGGGCTATTTTACCTATTTAACATTTTTGATGCCTCAAAAATACTAGGTAAATACTGCTGTTGGTGTTTTTTTAGGTTTTTTTGTTCTTCTCTCGCATGGTGTGATATGTCTGGTTTTTATTACGTAATATTATTACGTACATTTACTTAGTTTGATATAAGTTTAACCTCATTAAAACCACTCAAAATGAACAAAAAACCTACAATTTTAAATGTTATCTTTTTTCTATTTTTTATAAGTTTAGCCCTGGGCCAAAGCCAAACTTATGGAGACATAGACTACAATAAAGCTATAAATATATCAGGAAAACAAAGAATGCTGTCTCAAAAAATGGCTAAGGCTTATTTATTAAAGTCTCAGGGTATTACTAACGACATGATAAATAAAGAGTTAAATGCTAGTAAGTTTATTTTTGAAAAACAATTAGAAATTTTAAAAAAAAACAGTGAAAGTTCATCAACAAGACTTTATTTAAAACAAGTGAATAATGTTTGGGATGATTTTAAGAAGCTCATAAATCAAGAAGCAAACACGGTTAATGCTTTACGCATTATGTCATTAAACACCGAATTGCTTAAAAACTGTCATCAAGTTGTTTTAAGTATAGAAAGAAGTTCTAATTACAATAATAAGTTTTTTGAGAATAATGATCAAGAATTGATTAACACGATTAATGTATCTGGAAAACAAAGAATGTTATCACAAAGGATGTGTTTGTATTTTGCTGCTATTAATGAGTTCCCTAAAAACAAAGAAGAATTTAAAGAAGTTTTAGGGAAGGTGTTTGATGAATTCTCTTATGTAATAGGAGATTTATTAATAAGTACTTTTAATACAACAGAAATTGAAGAAGAAATAGGTTTAATTATGGCTTTATGGGAGCCGTATCAATCTAATAAAAGACAGTTTTTAAATGGTGATTTTGATTTAATTGATGTGTATAATGTTACTAATGAATTAACTAAAAGATTCAATAAAGTAACAGGGTTATTTGAGCAAATTAGTAAAAAGAAATAGCGTTTATTTTAAAATTAAACACCCTCATAAAATGTTTTATGAGGGTGTTTGGTTTTTATCAAAAGTGTATTTTTAGTATCTGTAGTGTTCTGGTTTGTAAGGACCATCTACGGTTACACCAATATAACTGGCTTGCTCTTCACGTAACTCGGTTAATTCTACACCAATTTTAGCTAAGTGTAATTTCGCAACCTTTTCGTCTAAAGCTTTGGGTAACATGTAAACCTTGTTTTCGTAAGCATCAGCATTGGTCCAAAGCTCGATTTGTGCTAACGTTTGGTTGGTAAATGAGTTACTCATTACAAAACTTGGGTGACCTGTAGCACAACCTAAGTTTACTAAACGACCTTCGGCAAGGATGATAACATCTTTTCCGTCGATGGTGTATTTGTCAACCTGAGGTTTGATGGTGTTTTTGGTATGACCATAGTTTTTGTTTAACCAAGCCATATCGATTTCATTATCGAAGTGTCCAATGTTACAAACGATGGCTTTGTCTTTTAGCGCTTCGAAGTGTCTGCCTTGAACGATATCTTTATTACCTGTGGTAGTGATTACAATATCGGTATTACCGATAACAGTTTCTAGTTTTTTAACTTCAAAACCATCCATGGCTGCTTGAAGGGCACAAATTGGGTCGATTTCGGTTACTGTTACAATACTTCCAGCGCCTTTAAAAGAGGCAGCAGTTCCTTTACCAACATCGCCATAACCACAAACGGTTACACGTTTACCGGCAAGCATGATATCTGTAGCACGACGAATGGCATCTACAGCAGATTCTTTACATCCGTATTTGTTATCGAATTTCGATTTTGTTACCGAATCATTTACGTTTATAGCTGGCATTGGTAAAGTGCCGTTTTTTACACGCTCGTAAAGTCTATGAACACCTGTTGTTGTTTCTTCAGAAAGGCCATTAATTCCAGCAGCTAACTCTGGGTATTTGTCTAAAACCATATTGGTTAAATCGCCACCATCATCAAGAATCATGTTTAGTGGTTTTCTGTCTTCACCAAAAAATAAAGTTTGCTCGATACACCAGTCAAATTCTTCTTCGGTCATGTCTTTCCAAGCGTAAACCGCAGTTCCAGCAGCAGCAATAGCAGCAGCAGCTTGATCTTGAGTAGAAAAAATGTTACAAGAACTCCATGTTACTTCGGCACCTAAGGCTTGTAAAGTTTCAATTAAAACCGCCGTTTGAATGGTCATGTGTAAACAAC
This genomic interval from Tamlana carrageenivorans contains the following:
- a CDS encoding type IV pili methyl-accepting chemotaxis transducer N-terminal domain-containing protein gives rise to the protein MNKKPTILNVIFFLFFISLALGQSQTYGDIDYNKAINISGKQRMLSQKMAKAYLLKSQGITNDMINKELNASKFIFEKQLEILKKNSESSSTRLYLKQVNNVWDDFKKLINQEANTVNALRIMSLNTELLKNCHQVVLSIERSSNYNNKFFENNDQELINTINVSGKQRMLSQRMCLYFAAINEFPKNKEEFKEVLGKVFDEFSYVIGDLLISTFNTTEIEEEIGLIMALWEPYQSNKRQFLNGDFDLIDVYNVTNELTKRFNKVTGLFEQISKKK
- the ahcY gene encoding adenosylhomocysteinase yields the protein MSTKTIPYVANKVKDITLAEWGRKEIELAEAEMPGLMSLREEYKDSQPLKGARIAGCLHMTIQTAVLIETLQALGAEVTWSSCNIFSTQDQAAAAIAAAGTAVYAWKDMTEEEFDWCIEQTLFFGEDRKPLNMILDDGGDLTNMVLDKYPELAAGINGLSEETTTGVHRLYERVKNGTLPMPAINVNDSVTKSKFDNKYGCKESAVDAIRRATDIMLAGKRVTVCGYGDVGKGTAASFKGAGSIVTVTEIDPICALQAAMDGFEVKKLETVIGNTDIVITTTGNKDIVQGRHFEALKDKAIVCNIGHFDNEIDMAWLNKNYGHTKNTIKPQVDKYTIDGKDVIILAEGRLVNLGCATGHPSFVMSNSFTNQTLAQIELWTNADAYENKVYMLPKALDEKVAKLHLAKIGVELTELREEQASYIGVTVDGPYKPEHYRY